Below is a window of Synergistetes bacterium HGW-Synergistetes-1 DNA.
AGGTATCTACTCCTGACATCGGCACAGCAGAGCGAAGCATAAGATTTGAAGCGGTTATGAAAGTCGAAGTTCAACTGAAAAAAAGGGTTGAAAAGATTTAGAGAATTCCTGATTTGTGAATTATGGGGGCGGAACCATCTGAAGTTTTTTCTATGACTCCTGCTATAAACAGAGGTATTCCGAGAGTTGTGCATTTTGTCAATTGTGTAGGTCTGACCCCTCTGTGTTTTTCCAGGGAAAAACTGGTTGAAAAACGAAGTCCCCACTTATGATGGGAATGGCCGCAAGATCATTATTGAGTTCCTGGGATACATCGCAAGCTTTGAACACATCGGCAATATGAGCCATTGGGAAAAAGAAGCAACTGTTGCGGCGATCTTAAAAGACCTGGTCATCTATGATGGCGTATAAGAAATAATTATTTTTGAGGAGAGATTAAATGCTTAGTTCAAATTTAGAAAAACTGTATAAAAGCTTTGACGAAATATTGAACGTTGATACTGAAAACAATATTGAATTTTGGTATGCCAGGGATTTGCAGGAATGCTTAGGTTATGCAAGATGGGAAAATTTTATTGTAGCTATAAATAGAGCGATAGAATCTTGCAAAAGCACTGGAATAGAGCCTTTGTATCATTTTCGTGAGGGCACGAAATTGATAGTCCATGGCAAAGGTGGAAAACGAGAAATCCAGGATTATATGCTTACTCGATATGCATGCTATTTGATAGGAACAGCCATTGGGGTCAGACCTACACAATTGACAAAATGTTGATGATTTAGCACTGCCGGGCTATTGTGCATATTCCGCTCAAAATTAACACCTCGACCGTTTTAGATTGAATACCCTGACCGCTCCAAACTGAACACCCTGACCGCTCCAAACTGAACAGGCTGGTAAAAAAAAACACCGGGCAAATAAGACCCCGAGATTCAAGTTGTCGCAAAAATTGCGACAAGTGAGATTGGTTTAATTTTTGTTTATAACACCTTATATATAAAGGTTTGCATGTTATAATTAAACCGAAGGTGGGGTGTCGTAATGGAGTTATTTCTGAAACTGCTTCGGGCCGGTTGTTTTTCATACAATGACGTTGTTAAACTGACAGGGAATAAAAAAACTGCCGATTCTTTTTTGCTTCGCTATAAATCTAAGGGTTTGATCGTATCCGTGAAAAAAAATCTCTACGCTGCTATAAACCCCGAAACAATGGCAGCTGCCGCTACATCGTTTGAGATAGCTTCCTGTATCAATGAGCATTCATACGTTTCACACCATTCAGCCTTTACTTATTATGGCATGGCGAATCAGGTCTCTACGAAGCTATACGTATCCTCTCCAGCCCGTTTTAACAACTTTGAATTCAATGGTACTGCTTATGTTTACGTGCATCAGAACATCAATTCCGGAATTGTCTCTCCAACGGCCCGTGTACGTATAACAGACCTGGAACGAACTATTTTGGACAGCATAAAGGATTTTACCAAGATTGGCGGACTTGAGGAATTGTTGCGCTGTCTCCTTATGGTTACTTTTGTGGATGAAGTTAAGCTGCTTGATTATCTTCCGGAGTACAAAAATCAGTTCCTTTATCAAAAAACCGGATATATCCTCTCTCATTACCGGGAAGAAATTAAATTAAGCTCTGAGTTTTTTGAGGAATGCCGAAAAAACATTGGGCAAAGCAAACGATATTTGTATCCGGAACTCAAAGAAGACAAGTCCGGATCTTATAGCAGTGAATGGGGACTTTGCGTTCCGTCCGATTTGTTAAGAGTCATTGACGAAGGCGGAGATGAAATTGTTTAACTACACGAAGAAGGATTTGGACGAAAGAGCCGCAGAACTGAATTTTGTTGCCAATACACTGGAAAAAGTACTCCGCCTGGCAGATATCCTGAAATTTATCAATTCAAACATAATGACACGAACAATTCTGGCCCTTAAAGGCGGAACCGCGATCAACCTCACAATATTTGACTTGCCGAGGCTATCGGTAGATATTGACTTGGATTATGCGGTAAATGATTCAAGAGAAGAAATGATGAAAAGACGGGAAATGATAACGGAGGATATCAAGAAATACCTGTCGACTGAAAACTATACTCTTACTCCCAGAAGTAAATCACGCCATAGTCTTGACTCGTTTGTCTTTGCCTACAGAACACTCAGCGGATCGAGTGACAACATAAAAATAGAAATAAACTATTCTCTCCGCGCACATATTTTCGATATTGAGATACGACCAATAATTGCGAGAACTATTATTCCCGGTTTTAGTGTGAATTCTCTTTCCGTTCGTGAAATCTTTGCAGGAAAGATAAACGCTCTCCTAAGCCGTACCGCACCAAGAGACCTCTACGATGTTTACAACATTATCAAGGCCGGGTTTTTTCAGGAAAAGAACGAACGAGATATGCTCCGCAAAGCCGTTGTATTCTATCGTGCAATTTCACAGAAAGAAATTAATGAAGAATTATCCTTAGACCATCTGGACCGTATCACCCATCATCAGATAAAGACAGATCTTCTCCCTGTTATACAAAATGGAGAGGTGGTGATGCTGGAAAAAATTCAAAAGACTGTTCGATCCTTCATATCAGAATTAATGATTTTGACAAACAGAGAACGTGAATTTATCCGATTATTTACAGCGAAAGAATATAGGCCGGAACTATTATTCAATGACGACGCTATCCTGGAAAGAGTACGACATCACCCCATGGCTATATGGAAAATTAAGGAGCATAATTCCATTTAAGGTGGACACGCCACGGAAGTAATTCAGGACCAAGTAACTTGATAATTGACTTCCAACATGTTTGCACTCAAATTCCGATCGACTCACGGCGGACGCAGTCTCTGCCTGCCTTTACGACCGCTCGCGAATGCTTGCCAATTGCTCGCCAGGCGGCATGCCCCAATTCCAAAACAAAAAAGGCAACCTGCAGATAAACCGCAGATTGCCTTTTTACTGTCTGGCTCCTCGACGAGGACTCGAACCTCGAACCTAGTGGTTAACAGCCACCCGCGCTGCCGATTGCGCCATCGAGGAATAGCTTGCCGAGAACAGAAAACTCGACGCAGAGTATTATAGCACCGATTTTCGTTTTGACAACCACCTTTGGCGATTTCGATAATTGCAAAAGTGAGTGCGGCTGATCGGTTTCAGTTCATGCTGTAACGGGTTTTCAGGTGTTCGGAGACTACCGGTATGCAAATTTTATGTGAGTTCGGCACTTTTAGGGATATACTTGGTATGTATGCGATCATGA
It encodes the following:
- a CDS encoding nucleotidyltransferase, which gives rise to MFNYTKKDLDERAAELNFVANTLEKVLRLADILKFINSNIMTRTILALKGGTAINLTIFDLPRLSVDIDLDYAVNDSREEMMKRREMITEDIKKYLSTENYTLTPRSKSRHSLDSFVFAYRTLSGSSDNIKIEINYSLRAHIFDIEIRPIIARTIIPGFSVNSLSVREIFAGKINALLSRTAPRDLYDVYNIIKAGFFQEKNERDMLRKAVVFYRAISQKEINEELSLDHLDRITHHQIKTDLLPVIQNGEVVMLEKIQKTVRSFISELMILTNREREFIRLFTAKEYRPELLFNDDAILERVRHHPMAIWKIKEHNSI